A single window of Ornithorhynchus anatinus isolate Pmale09 chromosome 3, mOrnAna1.pri.v4, whole genome shotgun sequence DNA harbors:
- the C3H10orf62 gene encoding uncharacterized protein C10orf62 homolog, with the protein MNTTVHVASYTSRRGESATLRRESYVSSPSGPRGSEVGKPAAEEAWAVVAACTQELDTKGQHLAEVMMQRASSYQYSGHVEAADIKKEELDALEGVELKLKGNFLEQRGGTVAGNKCVVHRGPGHHGSV; encoded by the coding sequence ATGAACACCACCGTCCACGTGGCATCGTACACCAGCAGGCGAGGGGAGAGCGCCACGTTGCGCAGGGAATCGTACGTCTCCAGCCCCTCTGGGCCCAGGGGATCCGAGGTGGGGAagccggcggcggaggaggcgtGGGCGGTGGTGGCCGCCTGCACCCAGGAGCTAGACACCAAGGGCCAGCACCTGGCTGAGGTCATGATGCAGCGGGCCTCGTCGTACCAGTACTCCGGCCACGTGGAGGCCGCCGACATCAAGAAGGAGGAACTTGACGCCCTGGAGGGGGTGGAGCTAAAGCTGAAGGGAAATTTTCTGGAGCAGCGAGGCGGCACCGTGGCCGGGAACAAATGCGTCGTCCACCGTGGGCCGGGACACCACGGCTCGGTCTAG